In Desulfopila inferna, a single window of DNA contains:
- a CDS encoding MurR/RpiR family transcriptional regulator: MNKNALPPDSLEELCDLYVKIYNGKHSIRLTKRNLTVLKSMLDAPSETAAKSISEIARESGVHISSITRLSQKLGFQGFQGLKTLFRTNLKKQRGFYSEQVKRFLQRERDNSGDDITIFEKVIQDEWSNVMVTHDAFDEEKFTEILGLITRADHVLVLGLRGSYPAAYFLSFYMQMIRDGVTLAGKPGHTIGEDLAQLKPGGLVIAIGISPYTRETVNACRFCAQQGINLVAVTDSFSSPLATETENLLVAAIHGTYFFSPIAAVIICIEALLSQLVAQLGDEAITRLNHAERILEKLDIET, from the coding sequence TTGAATAAAAACGCTCTCCCACCAGACAGCCTGGAAGAATTATGTGATCTGTATGTCAAAATCTACAATGGCAAGCATTCCATTCGTTTGACCAAACGTAATCTCACCGTCTTGAAAAGCATGCTGGATGCTCCCAGCGAAACCGCAGCCAAATCGATTTCCGAGATTGCCCGGGAGAGTGGTGTCCATATTTCTTCCATAACCCGTCTTTCTCAAAAGCTGGGTTTTCAGGGATTCCAGGGACTGAAAACCCTTTTTCGCACAAATCTCAAGAAACAGCGCGGTTTTTATAGTGAACAGGTCAAACGCTTCCTGCAACGGGAGCGGGATAATTCCGGAGATGATATAACGATTTTCGAAAAGGTTATCCAGGATGAGTGGAGCAACGTGATGGTAACCCATGATGCTTTTGATGAAGAAAAATTTACGGAAATTCTCGGTCTCATCACAAGGGCGGACCATGTCCTTGTTCTCGGTCTGCGAGGCAGCTACCCTGCAGCTTATTTTCTGAGCTTTTATATGCAGATGATTCGTGACGGAGTCACACTTGCAGGGAAACCGGGGCATACGATCGGAGAGGATCTGGCTCAGCTTAAGCCGGGTGGGCTAGTGATTGCCATAGGCATTTCCCCCTACACCAGAGAAACCGTCAACGCCTGCCGGTTTTGTGCACAGCAGGGAATCAATCTGGTTGCCGTCACCGACAGTTTTTCATCACCGCTGGCGACAGAAACGGAAAACCTGCTGGTTGCGGCCATTCACGGAACCTATTTTTTCAGTCCCATAGCTGCCGTGATAATCTGCATTGAAGCGCTGCTTTCCCAGCTTGTGGCTCAGCTGGGCGATGAGGCCATAACCCGGCTCAATCATGCCGAGAGAATTTTAGAAAAATTGGATATTGAAACTTGA
- the glnQ gene encoding glutamine ABC transporter ATP-binding protein GlnQ, whose protein sequence is MIEFRKVCKSFGDVEVLHDIDLTIEEKEVVVIVGPSGSGKSTLLRCINGLEIVTSGDLTVNGIHLPAQKHLIREIRKEVGMVFQLFYLFPHMTVLENVAFGPRKVRGVSQKEANDVAHDLLEKVGLGEKGNFYPSELSGGQQQRVAIARAMAMRPRIMLFDEPTSALDPELREEVLNVMTAVAMEGFTMVVVTHEMSFASKAGSRLIFMDEGRVAEDGNPTALLQDPPSERLKNFLQHVGY, encoded by the coding sequence GTGATAGAATTCAGAAAGGTCTGCAAGAGCTTTGGTGATGTCGAGGTGCTGCATGACATTGATCTGACCATAGAGGAAAAAGAGGTCGTGGTCATTGTCGGGCCCTCCGGTTCGGGCAAATCAACCCTGTTGCGCTGCATTAACGGCCTGGAGATCGTTACCTCCGGCGATCTGACCGTCAACGGCATACATTTGCCCGCTCAGAAGCATCTGATCCGCGAAATCCGCAAAGAGGTGGGAATGGTTTTTCAGCTGTTTTATCTATTCCCCCATATGACTGTCCTGGAAAATGTTGCCTTCGGCCCCAGGAAGGTTCGCGGAGTCTCTCAAAAGGAAGCCAACGATGTAGCGCATGATCTTCTCGAAAAGGTAGGATTAGGTGAAAAAGGCAACTTTTACCCGTCTGAGCTTTCCGGAGGACAACAGCAACGGGTGGCCATAGCCAGAGCAATGGCAATGCGGCCCAGGATCATGCTTTTTGACGAGCCCACCTCGGCGCTCGATCCTGAACTGCGGGAAGAGGTTCTCAACGTCATGACTGCCGTAGCCATGGAGGGCTTTACCATGGTTGTGGTCACCCATGAGATGAGCTTTGCCAGCAAGGCGGGGTCGCGCCTTATTTTTATGGACGAAGGCAGGGTCGCCGAAGACGGTAATCCTACGGCACTGCTGCAGGATCCTCCCTCGGAAAGATTGAAGAACTTTCTTCAGCATGTTGGCTATTAG
- a CDS encoding ABC transporter permease subunit (The N-terminal region of this protein, as described by TIGR01726, is a three transmembrane segment that identifies a subfamily of ABC transporter permease subunits, which specificities that include histidine, arginine, glutamine, glutamate, L-cystine (sic), the opines (in Agrobacterium) octopine and nopaline, etc.), giving the protein MSFEFQYIVDAIPSLLEGAKLTWYITIIGIFGGLAMGTVAGVMRLAGTKEIGGESYGFFHIAGIIGQKMAAGYVELIRGTPIIVQAMFIYFALPMLIEVVTGIRGIRFDALTAAIITIIINAGAYIAEIVRGAVLSVNKGLVEAGMSMGISRLQLLTSIIGPIAFKRAIPPLGNQFIISLKDTSLFIVIGVGELTRQGQEIMASNFRALEIWSAVAICYLIMTSALAIFMKYLERRIKIV; this is encoded by the coding sequence ATGAGCTTTGAATTTCAATACATAGTGGATGCTATTCCCTCACTGCTCGAAGGCGCCAAGTTAACGTGGTATATAACGATAATTGGTATATTCGGGGGGTTGGCCATGGGGACAGTCGCCGGTGTCATGCGGCTTGCCGGTACCAAGGAGATCGGCGGAGAAAGCTACGGTTTTTTTCACATAGCCGGCATAATCGGCCAGAAAATGGCGGCAGGATATGTCGAGTTGATCCGGGGAACACCTATTATCGTGCAGGCTATGTTCATTTATTTCGCGCTGCCGATGCTGATAGAGGTGGTTACCGGTATACGGGGGATTCGTTTTGATGCCCTGACTGCGGCGATCATCACCATTATCATCAATGCCGGCGCCTATATTGCGGAAATCGTCCGGGGTGCGGTGCTGTCGGTCAACAAAGGATTGGTCGAAGCCGGCATGTCCATGGGAATATCCAGACTGCAGCTGCTGACAAGCATTATCGGTCCAATAGCATTCAAGCGTGCCATTCCGCCCCTGGGTAATCAATTTATCATCAGCCTGAAAGACACCTCTTTATTCATCGTCATCGGTGTAGGGGAGCTGACGCGACAAGGTCAGGAAATTATGGCAAGCAATTTCAGAGCACTTGAGATCTGGTCGGCAGTGGCGATCTGTTATCTGATTATGACTTCAGCCCTTGCAATTTTCATGAAATATCTCGAGAGAAGGATCAAAATAGTATGA
- the glnH gene encoding glutamine ABC transporter substrate-binding protein GlnH, which translates to MRKSFLRRLLSTATAIAMLFVTVGFSAAAELRVGVDTAFVPFEFKGKDGKYTGFDVELWDAIAKRIDVDYELVPMDFNGLIPGLTTGNLDVVLAAIFITSEREKAIDFSHPYFRAGLKVMVPIDNTDINGPADLKGKVVAVKTGTATVPYAETLGVEKLTKFPNIDQAYLEVATGGADAAMHDTPNVLYYVKTAGEGRVKAVGADVKAAYYGIGLQQGSPLRDQVNIALLEMQEDGEYDQLYKKWFGTLPE; encoded by the coding sequence ATGAGAAAATCATTTTTGAGAAGACTACTATCAACGGCAACCGCGATTGCAATGCTGTTCGTAACCGTTGGCTTCAGTGCTGCGGCGGAGCTGAGGGTGGGCGTCGATACGGCTTTTGTGCCTTTTGAATTTAAAGGAAAAGATGGTAAATACACCGGATTCGACGTTGAATTATGGGACGCAATTGCTAAACGGATCGATGTAGATTACGAATTAGTACCTATGGATTTCAACGGGCTCATCCCCGGATTGACAACCGGTAACCTGGATGTTGTCCTGGCTGCCATTTTCATTACCTCTGAAAGAGAAAAAGCAATTGATTTTTCCCATCCTTACTTCAGAGCCGGTCTCAAGGTGATGGTCCCGATCGACAATACCGATATCAATGGCCCTGCCGATCTGAAAGGAAAGGTGGTTGCGGTGAAAACCGGTACAGCCACAGTTCCCTATGCGGAAACTCTTGGTGTGGAGAAACTTACGAAATTCCCCAATATAGATCAGGCATATCTCGAAGTAGCTACCGGCGGCGCCGATGCAGCCATGCATGATACCCCCAATGTTCTCTATTATGTCAAGACGGCCGGAGAAGGCAGGGTTAAAGCTGTCGGAGCGGATGTCAAGGCAGCCTATTACGGCATTGGTCTTCAGCAGGGCAGCCCCCTGCGCGACCAGGTGAATATAGCACTCCTTGAAATGCAGGAAGACGGTGAGTACGACCAGCTCTACAAAAAGTGGTTTGGAACTCTTCCTGAATAA
- a CDS encoding glutamine synthetase family protein: MEDLPSRISKVDTLQIFTTDLNGRPVTLQVNSDNPDSLFQRGIGFDGSSVPGYGTVNDSDKLLIPLAETFKTVKFSHENLGFLIGGISEEYGKRSALDPRYLLERTVAQAEEEFGIRFLTAPEHEFFLLSNDEFGKDIHTDKAGYFHADPEGKGEVVRKEIVSVLKKCGINFEKMHHEVTPSQHEINLSCLAPLETADRTVLFSYITKRIAYEQKMYASFMPKPFNGFNRNALHFHVSAQDLNGNHLFYDDEAEHKLSTTARHFIGGILKYARETSIIMAATFNSYKAYVVGKEAPIVRSWGLKNRSSMVRVPYATGPKDTRIEIRSPDPSGNIYLQLATILGMGLQGIREKIDCGTHEAESSYATQKASSLWDKNFLPTNMYEALLEAERSTFLKDFLGEPLYAQYMSLKIDEWEDFRTFVTPREHKMSLHI; the protein is encoded by the coding sequence ATGGAAGATTTGCCAAGCCGGATCAGCAAAGTAGATACCTTGCAGATTTTTACCACGGATCTGAATGGACGGCCTGTTACCCTCCAGGTCAACAGCGATAACCCTGATTCTTTATTCCAGAGAGGAATTGGTTTTGACGGCAGTTCGGTACCCGGATACGGCACAGTCAATGACAGCGATAAGTTGTTGATTCCTCTTGCCGAAACATTCAAGACCGTGAAATTCTCCCATGAGAATCTCGGTTTTTTGATAGGCGGAATAAGTGAAGAATACGGCAAAAGGTCTGCGCTAGATCCCCGATATCTTCTTGAAAGAACAGTGGCCCAAGCCGAAGAAGAATTTGGAATCCGTTTTTTAACCGCCCCCGAACATGAATTCTTTCTGTTGAGCAATGATGAATTCGGCAAAGATATCCATACCGACAAAGCCGGTTATTTTCATGCCGACCCCGAGGGCAAGGGAGAAGTCGTCCGTAAAGAAATCGTTTCGGTGCTGAAAAAATGCGGCATCAATTTTGAAAAAATGCACCACGAGGTTACCCCCTCGCAACATGAAATTAACCTCTCCTGTCTCGCCCCCCTTGAAACTGCCGACAGAACGGTCCTCTTCTCCTATATTACCAAAAGGATCGCTTATGAGCAAAAAATGTATGCCTCATTTATGCCCAAGCCGTTTAACGGATTTAATCGCAATGCCCTTCATTTTCATGTATCTGCCCAGGATCTGAATGGCAATCACCTCTTTTACGACGATGAGGCAGAGCATAAACTCAGCACAACCGCCCGCCATTTTATCGGTGGAATCTTAAAATATGCCAGGGAAACCTCGATAATAATGGCTGCCACCTTCAATTCCTATAAAGCCTATGTTGTCGGCAAAGAGGCTCCCATCGTGCGGAGTTGGGGACTAAAAAACCGCAGTTCAATGGTGAGGGTGCCGTATGCCACGGGACCGAAAGATACCCGAATTGAAATCCGCTCGCCCGATCCTTCCGGCAATATCTATTTGCAGCTTGCCACTATTCTGGGAATGGGCCTTCAGGGAATCAGAGAAAAGATCGACTGCGGCACCCATGAGGCTGAAAGTTCCTATGCAACGCAAAAGGCCTCCAGTCTCTGGGACAAGAATTTCCTGCCGACCAATATGTATGAGGCTCTCCTTGAAGCTGAAAGGAGCACATTTCTCAAAGATTTCCTGGGCGAGCCCCTGTATGCGCAGTATATGTCTTTGAAAATTGACGAGTGGGAGGATTTTCGGACCTTCGTGACGCCGCGCGAGCATAAAATGAGCCTGCATATTTAG
- a CDS encoding DUF302 domain-containing protein — MFTAIFFLFICTTQTTGAESEKISGLVKLKSNLAMEETVAALQKAIKDKGLTLFTTIDHSANAGKAEIDLPPTMVVIFGNPKLGTPLMQIKRTLAIDLPQKMLVWQDEKEQVWIAYNSAEYLARRHNISEMEHFQKIAGALEGLARTAAGK; from the coding sequence ATGTTTACCGCTATTTTCTTCCTGTTCATTTGCACCACGCAGACAACAGGAGCAGAATCCGAAAAAATCTCCGGCCTGGTCAAGCTCAAAAGCAACCTTGCCATGGAAGAGACTGTTGCAGCCCTGCAAAAAGCTATCAAAGATAAGGGACTGACATTATTCACTACTATTGACCATTCCGCCAATGCCGGAAAGGCAGAAATCGACCTGCCACCTACCATGGTGGTGATCTTTGGAAACCCCAAACTCGGCACGCCACTCATGCAGATTAAGCGAACGCTCGCTATTGATCTTCCCCAGAAGATGCTAGTCTGGCAGGACGAAAAAGAACAGGTGTGGATTGCGTACAACAGTGCTGAATATTTGGCGCGCCGACATAACATTTCAGAGATGGAGCATTTTCAGAAAATCGCCGGCGCCCTCGAAGGACTAGCTCGAACTGCTGCTGGAAAATGA
- a CDS encoding PAS domain S-box protein, protein MKLFAIRNIGDYAQILTGIIREPLLLLDADLRVVSANPAFHHTFQTSDTETKNRLIYELADGHWNIPELKDSLEAIRTDAIELADLPIDHTFPGVGRLILRVNGRRIDQEGDGSYLILLAIEDAAKSGKEEGVQPASEIEYRRLVETINSIIIVIDAKGEIRFFNRFSESLFGYSREEVLGRPFVGTILPEKSGDGEDNRGLIDEIREDPDRFYINESMGLTKTGEEVWFSWSARERRDEDGRIVEILIDGNDITSEYKQRERADVAYRVINNSPDLIVRLDSMKHYVFVNRKFAELAGVHQEEFYGKKICEISLPVESTAKVEEVIEEAALSRSDITFETSYGSRSYMVTVTPELDTGNHIAHFDFYARDISRRKQAEEDLRREQEKLRHSEERFRSVLENSLDVTYRRNLQTGSCDYISPAIEMITGLTPEEFSSLTMEEVRERLHPDDLERVDKQFNAIIKNRILSGILEYRFRAKNGMYVWMGDNFSIIHDDDTGEPLYRVGIVRDISDTKKMEDELRRAWNTAEKKMREAEEKQGILEAVFDNVPEGFVIFNNETGKVELVSRHLAEFADLKRRDLHNLSISEYAKLLEVSSTRGEPVALERMPIWRTMYKGELVINERYRLKNFNGETITVLINTAPVRDAEGKIIRSIASWRNIEPMKQAEIELRASRDAARKAMRKAEERERILKTILVNIPEGITIVEAPDGKLQLVSTYHEKVIGIPARKLFRMSLAERLDLLKNFRPYGDVESAEKEDFPICRALHKGEVIINEEWILDKKNGSTMVVSIIAAPVHDDQGRITHAVTSWRDITNNKEMEAELRRNEYELRTLVESSPDLILRFDERMRYVFVNATFEHMTGIERDRLIGRTNKELGMPEDKCGAWESDLEKVFHSGRERNIEFSFWGLFGKRHFWGRLIPEFDRIGRVETVMMVARDITERKQAEEHIRYLSFHDSVTGLYNRAYFEEEVRRLDSRRLLPVSFIMGDVNNLKLTNDVFGHHEGDRVLQTIADILRETCRDEDIIARWGGDEFVVILPDTDVETAQAICSRIRETAKNSSQTVILPSIALGTAAKTDAEQNIYRIIMKAEAHMYDNKLAESRENQGLVISSLLAGVRKKWPEADQHVARALALAHSFGKTLKLSERQMESLDQIIRLHDIGKAIIPDDLLRKPGRLSYQEWEIVKRHPEAGYRIVKTFDETAGISAEILAQRERWDGSGYPRGLKDRQIPYLTRIATILDVYDVITHDRPYERTFSSREAIDILRRDAGRYFDPDLVEPFVSIISG, encoded by the coding sequence ATGAAGTTATTCGCAATCAGGAATATAGGTGATTATGCGCAAATCCTTACCGGAATAATCAGAGAACCCCTGCTTCTTCTGGATGCCGACCTGCGGGTGGTTTCGGCAAATCCGGCATTCCATCATACTTTTCAAACCTCGGACACCGAAACCAAAAATCGCCTAATTTACGAACTGGCTGACGGCCACTGGAATATTCCTGAGCTCAAAGATTCTCTTGAAGCGATCCGCACCGATGCCATCGAATTAGCAGATCTGCCGATTGATCATACTTTCCCCGGGGTCGGCCGCCTGATCCTGCGGGTAAACGGTCGACGGATCGACCAGGAAGGCGACGGCAGCTACCTAATCCTGCTGGCAATCGAAGATGCTGCCAAATCCGGGAAAGAGGAAGGAGTACAACCGGCGTCGGAAATTGAATACCGCCGCCTGGTGGAAACAATCAACAGTATCATCATTGTCATTGATGCTAAAGGAGAAATCCGGTTTTTCAACAGGTTCAGTGAATCTCTCTTCGGCTATAGCAGGGAGGAAGTCCTCGGCCGGCCTTTTGTCGGCACTATTCTCCCGGAAAAATCAGGCGATGGAGAAGACAACCGCGGGCTCATTGACGAAATACGTGAAGACCCTGACCGGTTTTATATCAATGAGAGCATGGGGCTGACCAAAACGGGCGAAGAAGTCTGGTTTTCCTGGAGCGCCCGGGAAAGGCGCGACGAGGATGGCCGTATCGTTGAAATCCTGATTGACGGCAACGATATTACCTCTGAGTACAAGCAGAGAGAACGTGCCGATGTAGCGTATCGGGTAATTAACAATTCTCCGGATTTGATTGTCCGTCTGGACAGTATGAAGCACTACGTTTTCGTTAATCGGAAGTTTGCCGAGCTTGCCGGTGTCCACCAGGAGGAGTTTTACGGAAAAAAAATCTGTGAAATCAGCCTTCCCGTCGAATCGACTGCAAAAGTTGAGGAGGTTATCGAGGAAGCCGCACTAAGCAGAAGTGACATCACTTTTGAAACCAGCTATGGAAGTCGATCATATATGGTTACGGTCACTCCTGAACTTGACACCGGAAACCATATCGCCCATTTCGATTTTTATGCACGGGATATTTCACGGCGCAAGCAGGCGGAAGAGGACCTCCGTCGTGAACAGGAAAAGCTGCGTCACAGCGAGGAGCGCTTCAGAAGTGTTCTGGAAAATTCTCTGGACGTGACATATCGGCGCAATCTGCAGACCGGCAGCTGTGACTACATAAGTCCTGCCATCGAAATGATCACCGGACTCACACCAGAAGAGTTCTCTTCTCTTACCATGGAAGAAGTGCGTGAGCGATTGCATCCTGACGATCTGGAACGGGTAGACAAACAATTCAACGCCATCATCAAAAATAGAATTCTTTCAGGAATCCTGGAGTATCGTTTCAGGGCGAAAAACGGTATGTATGTCTGGATGGGTGATAATTTCAGCATCATCCATGATGATGACACCGGTGAACCACTGTACCGCGTTGGTATCGTCCGTGATATAAGCGACACCAAAAAGATGGAGGATGAACTGCGCCGGGCCTGGAACACGGCTGAAAAAAAGATGCGGGAAGCGGAGGAAAAACAGGGGATCCTCGAAGCGGTCTTCGACAACGTTCCGGAAGGATTCGTTATCTTCAACAACGAAACCGGCAAGGTGGAATTAGTCAGCCGGCACCTTGCCGAATTTGCAGATCTGAAGCGCAGGGATCTTCACAATCTCAGCATTTCAGAATACGCCAAACTGCTGGAGGTTTCCAGTACTAGAGGCGAACCTGTGGCCTTGGAGCGGATGCCGATCTGGCGGACAATGTATAAAGGCGAGCTGGTGATTAATGAACGTTATCGGCTAAAGAACTTCAATGGCGAGACCATTACCGTTCTCATCAATACTGCACCGGTCAGGGATGCTGAAGGTAAGATCATCCGCTCCATCGCTTCCTGGCGCAACATCGAACCCATGAAGCAGGCCGAAATAGAACTGCGGGCTTCCCGTGATGCCGCTCGAAAGGCTATGCGGAAAGCCGAAGAGCGTGAGCGCATCCTCAAAACCATCCTGGTGAACATTCCCGAGGGAATTACCATTGTCGAAGCCCCCGACGGCAAGCTGCAGCTGGTCAGCACCTATCATGAAAAGGTCATCGGTATCCCGGCCAGAAAGCTGTTCCGCATGAGTCTTGCTGAACGTCTCGACCTCCTCAAAAATTTTCGCCCCTACGGAGACGTAGAATCTGCCGAGAAGGAAGATTTTCCGATCTGCCGGGCACTGCATAAAGGGGAAGTCATCATCAACGAGGAGTGGATACTGGATAAAAAAAACGGCAGCACCATGGTGGTCTCGATAATCGCCGCCCCGGTGCATGATGACCAGGGAAGGATCACTCATGCGGTTACCAGCTGGCGAGACATCACTAACAATAAGGAAATGGAGGCTGAACTCCGTCGCAACGAATATGAGCTGCGCACCCTTGTAGAAAGCTCTCCGGATCTCATTCTGCGGTTTGATGAACGAATGCGCTATGTCTTTGTGAATGCCACCTTCGAGCATATGACCGGAATCGAACGGGATCGCCTGATCGGCCGTACTAATAAGGAGCTTGGCATGCCTGAAGACAAATGCGGTGCCTGGGAGTCCGACCTTGAAAAGGTATTTCATTCAGGACGTGAACGGAATATCGAATTCAGTTTCTGGGGATTGTTTGGAAAACGTCATTTTTGGGGCCGGCTTATACCGGAATTCGACCGGATTGGACGGGTGGAAACGGTTATGATGGTGGCCCGGGATATCACCGAGCGAAAACAGGCGGAAGAGCATATCCGCTACCTGAGCTTCCATGACTCTGTTACCGGGCTATACAACCGGGCCTACTTCGAAGAAGAGGTGAGAAGACTCGATTCCAGACGTTTGCTGCCGGTCAGCTTTATCATGGGGGACGTCAATAATCTTAAATTGACCAATGATGTCTTCGGCCACCACGAAGGCGACAGGGTGCTCCAGACGATTGCCGACATCCTTCGGGAAACCTGTCGGGATGAAGACATCATCGCCCGCTGGGGCGGTGACGAATTTGTCGTCATTCTGCCTGATACCGACGTTGAAACCGCTCAGGCCATCTGTTCCAGAATAAGAGAAACGGCAAAAAACAGCAGCCAAACCGTTATCCTCCCGAGTATCGCTCTGGGGACTGCGGCCAAAACTGACGCCGAACAGAATATCTACCGGATCATCATGAAGGCCGAAGCTCATATGTATGACAATAAGCTGGCGGAAAGTCGGGAAAACCAGGGGCTCGTCATTTCTTCACTTTTGGCTGGTGTCCGGAAGAAATGGCCGGAAGCAGACCAACATGTGGCACGAGCGCTGGCATTGGCGCATTCGTTTGGCAAGACGCTGAAACTGAGCGAAAGACAGATGGAGAGTCTCGACCAGATAATCCGGCTCCACGATATAGGTAAGGCGATAATTCCCGACGACCTGCTCCGTAAACCGGGGCGATTGAGCTACCAGGAATGGGAAATAGTGAAGCGCCATCCGGAGGCAGGATACCGGATCGTCAAAACTTTTGATGAAACTGCCGGAATTTCAGCAGAAATCCTGGCCCAGCGGGAACGTTGGGACGGCAGCGGATATCCCCGAGGACTAAAGGACAGACAAATCCCTTATCTCACCAGGATCGCTACGATCCTGGATGTTTACGATGTAATAACCCATGATCGCCCCTACGAAAGGACGTTCTCAAGCAGAGAGGCCATTGATATTCTGCGCCGGGATGCAGGCAGATATTTCGACCCCGATCTGGTCGAACCTTTCGTCAGCATTATTTCAGGTTAG
- a CDS encoding TRAP transporter large permease produces MIGIVMFVAALCLLAVGYPVAFTFGSVAIFFGAAAALIELLPGATLVSVYQEFFLMFSMMPFRIYSIMNNTILMAIPLFIFMGIILQKSELAERLLEAMGVLFGKIRGGVAVSTVLVGTLLAASTGVVGASVVAMGVISLPVMLKYGYSKRLATGTICAAGTLGQIIPPSIVLIILGDVFQQPVGDLFKAALMPGLILVGLYILYILIIAFINKEVAPPIEVVAISRSASIKKALIAILPPLTLIILVLGSIFQGIATPTESASVGAVGAMVLAAMYRKLDWKIIMDSLHETVKITAMVFAILIGATAFSMVFVYSGADYIVEDFLTGLPGEKWAFLILSMVAILVLGFFIDFIEISYIVVPILLPIADIIGLNPLWFAILIAMNLQTSFLTPPFGFSLFYLKGVSPPEVRTMDIYRGVLPFICIQIFVLISIVIFPDFYGF; encoded by the coding sequence ATGATTGGTATCGTCATGTTTGTTGCTGCGCTGTGTTTGCTGGCGGTCGGCTATCCGGTGGCCTTTACCTTCGGCTCCGTCGCCATCTTTTTCGGAGCCGCCGCCGCCTTGATCGAGTTGTTGCCGGGAGCGACCCTGGTAAGTGTCTACCAAGAATTCTTCCTGATGTTCTCAATGATGCCCTTTCGCATCTATTCCATCATGAACAACACCATTCTCATGGCCATCCCCTTGTTCATTTTTATGGGAATCATCCTGCAGAAGTCGGAACTTGCCGAACGTCTTCTTGAGGCCATGGGGGTGCTGTTCGGCAAGATACGCGGCGGAGTCGCCGTCAGCACGGTTCTGGTGGGCACCCTGCTGGCCGCTTCCACCGGCGTTGTCGGTGCATCTGTGGTCGCCATGGGTGTGATATCGCTGCCGGTCATGTTGAAATATGGTTATTCCAAACGCCTTGCAACCGGGACGATCTGTGCAGCCGGCACTCTCGGCCAGATCATCCCGCCCTCAATCGTGCTTATCATCCTGGGAGATGTTTTCCAGCAGCCTGTCGGCGATCTTTTCAAGGCCGCGCTGATGCCGGGGCTCATCCTGGTCGGCCTGTATATCCTCTATATTCTCATCATAGCATTTATCAACAAGGAGGTCGCTCCGCCGATCGAGGTCGTTGCCATCAGCCGTAGCGCAAGCATCAAAAAAGCGCTGATTGCGATTTTGCCGCCGCTGACCCTTATCATTCTGGTGCTGGGTTCTATCTTTCAAGGCATTGCCACACCCACTGAATCCGCCTCCGTTGGTGCCGTCGGAGCCATGGTGCTTGCCGCCATGTATAGGAAACTGGATTGGAAAATTATTATGGATTCTCTCCATGAGACAGTGAAAATCACCGCAATGGTTTTTGCCATCCTCATCGGCGCCACCGCATTTTCCATGGTTTTTGTCTACAGTGGTGCGGACTACATTGTCGAAGACTTCCTCACCGGTCTTCCCGGAGAAAAATGGGCATTTCTGATACTCTCCATGGTAGCCATACTGGTTCTCGGTTTCTTTATCGATTTCATTGAGATATCATATATTGTCGTGCCTATTCTTCTGCCGATTGCCGATATCATCGGCCTGAACCCGCTGTGGTTTGCCATACTCATCGCCATGAATCTGCAGACTTCCTTCCTTACCCCGCCCTTTGGCTTTTCCCTCTTTTATCTCAAGGGAGTTTCCCCTCCGGAGGTGAGGACGATGGATATATATAGGGGGGTTCTGCCCTTTATCTGCATACAGATATTTGTGCTTATTTCAATCGTGATTTTTCCTGATTTTTACGGATTTTAG